From Candidatus Hydrogenedentota bacterium:
ACTGGTCGCCGGTGTGGTACACGAGGGACTTCACCCCGCGATAGAGCCACTTATACGGGCGGAGGGCCGGTTCCTCATTGTTTCCGAACTGGCCCTGATAGGCCGGCTCCACCGCAAACCCGGCGGGGGCGCCCAGCACGGCGGCCACTAGCGCAATAGCAACGAGAAGTCTCATGGTTTTCCTTCCTTGATGGTCATCCCCAATGTCCATTTGTACACCATGGGGCTATGGTACCCCATGCGGGCGTCAAAAGCAATCGTTTTTCACAGAATCTGTTAACTGAATAGCCGGGCATCCCGTTCAGTTGTTTCCGGTGAATCCCACGAAGTTCTTGCGGCCATTTCCCGTGAAGTAATCGAAAAAGCTGACCAGCCCGTGAAACTTCGCCTTGACGTCCGGCCACGAGTTGATATTCCGCAGCATCCGCCACATCTGAGAGGGCCGCAGGTAGAACTCGCGGAGGCCCTGATCCACCAACTCGTCGATCTGCTCCCGGGGCAGGGTGGCCAGGTTGATCGTGGGGGCCTGCTCGTAGTCGTCGGTCACCCAGTCGCGCCAGTCCCGGGGGATGAGCGCCCCTTCCTGGCGCGCCCACTCGTAGTAGCTGGTGCCCGGGTACGCAACCACGCCGGTGAATTGCGCGGTGTCGATCTTGAGCTCCTTGGACATCTGTATGGTCTTCAGGGCTGTCTCGCGGGTCTCTTCGGGACCGCCGATCATGAAACAGCCGTGGATGCGCAGCTTCGCCTTGGCCGCATTCTCCGCGAACGTGTACATCTGGTCGACCGTGGTGCCTTTTTTTACATTGTTCAGGATCTTCTGGTCGCCGAACTCGAAACCCACGCAGAGCATGCGGCAGCCGGAACGCTTCATGAGGCGCAGGGTCTCCAGATCGTTCAGGTCGACCCGGGCGTTGGCGCTCCACGAGAGTTTCAGGTCGCGCCGGATGATCTCCTCACACAGGGCGATGAGGCGATCGCGCGCGATACGCATGGTCAGGGTGTCGTCTTCAAACATCACCTCCTTCAGGCCGGGAATGATGCGCTTGTTGTATTCCATTTCGTCCACCACCCGCTCCACACTGTGCGTGCGGTAGCGGT
This genomic window contains:
- a CDS encoding radical SAM protein translates to MRVAVLNPMFGKDFTKSARWFARSRGRVQRHPDYLATAAAVLEQAGHEVLFLDSQAKNMPTPEVIEQHLKTFRPDMTVYQATTPSIYADIESARLCKEAVGGMHVLVGPHVSAEPESTLRAADGAVDAVARHEFDYILRDLANGASISECRGVSWLDGAAYRENPDMPYIENLDELPFPAWHHLDMHDYKDGAKLFPFVTAITGRGCRYRCSYCQIPQVMNGHRYRTHSVERVVDEMEYNKRIIPGLKEVMFEDDTLTMRIARDRLIALCEEIIRRDLKLSWSANARVDLNDLETLRLMKRSGCRMLCVGFEFGDQKILNNVKKGTTVDQMYTFAENAAKAKLRIHGCFMIGGPEETRETALKTIQMSKELKIDTAQFTGVVAYPGTSYYEWARQEGALIPRDWRDWVTDDYEQAPTINLATLPREQIDELVDQGLREFYLRPSQMWRMLRNINSWPDVKAKFHGLVSFFDYFTGNGRKNFVGFTGNN